The nucleotide sequence CCTGGgtcctttctccccacccccaccccctccccggccccgaaGGTGCCCGTCGCCTCCGCTCCTGTTGGGCGGTAAGCCGCAGCTGTGTTGGAGGTCTGAGGGGGGGTCACGGCCTGGAGAGGGGTGCCGTCGGGAGCCCTTGGGGCCGTGTCCACGGTGCTGGGCCCCCGGGAAGGCGGCAGGACGAGGAGTGGCCGGGAGGCAAGCCGGGCCCCCGGCTCTGGGCGCGGGAGGGGCCCGGGGATTGGCACTGGCCACATCGCCCAGTGGCAGGCAGTGGCCACACTCTTCCAGGCCTAGGCCCCGACAGTCGACTCGGCCTCTACGTCTTCCCGGTTGGGGGCCTCCGCCACCTTTCCTTTCCTCATCTAAGTAGCGAAGACAGTGGGCTTCCTCGGGAGGGCGAGGTCCAGGGTAtggaaaaggaaatcaaagtCCTCAGCCTTCCTGAGCAAGACTCAGAAGTCAGCGTGCAAAGACAGCCGACGCGACCCCGTGCAAAGCGGAAATCCGTGTGTCGTGAAGAACACGGCCCGAGGAGGCGGGGAAGGCAGACAGGTCGTGAGTAGGACAGGACAGAGTAGAAATTGTCCTGAGGAATCAGtaagagacaaaaaagaaagcagatcCAAGGGCATCTATAGACTGACCATGACAGACAGTAAGCGTGAAAGACACGCCCTTATCTCCTTACAATCCAGGACGGGCGTCCTTGAAATGCCAGCGCGGTAACGGGTGTGCGTTTCCACCGGGACCTCGGGACCTCACGCGCGCCCTGCGAAAGCTTTCCCGCTCACTGCCGCTCCGCCATCGAGTCTCCCTTCCAGCCTGTCTTCTTGCTGCTTCACTGTCTCTGGAGTCTCTCTTGACTGTTCTGTGgctcaggctccaggctccaggctcctgAGGGGATTCCAGCcttttcgtgtgtgtgcgcgcgtgtgtgtgcgtgtgtgtgtgtgtgcgtgtgtgcgtgtgtgcgtgtgtgtgtgcgtgtgtgtgcgtgtgtgcgcgtgtgtgtgtgtgcgtgtgtgtgtgcgtgatggTAGGGATctgactcagggcctcacatacgCTAGGGAAGTAGGAACTACACAcccccactgagctacacccctgcCCCTGGGGAAGTTTGGGAAACCGTGCTGAGCACCAGCAAGAATGTTGGGTGCCCTGTCTTCCCACGCGCCGCCGTGGACGGCCTTGCTCCCGTGGGacagtccctccccctccactccagGAATTCACAGGCCAGGGCGTTCACGACAGCCTGGCCACCCTAGAGAGAGGGGGCGGGAATGGAAGCGCCCCCGGGGGAGGGCGACGGTGACGCCACGATGGCGTCCTCACACGGTGGGGTGCGACGGGGGGGATTTCCGAGCCGAGCCCGGGCGGTCTTTGCCcccgggaggctgagaggtgGAGGCCGGGCTGGCTAAGTGAGGCCCCCTCAAGCGCAGCCAGGCAGCCGGAACCGCAGCTACGTCCCGGACGCGAGCCGGGGGCAGGGAGGGCGGCTCGAGGGCCTGGTGGTCACTCGCGCCCCGCCGGGCCCGTCTGTAAACCCGGCACCCTTCTTCcctggcctaggctggcttcccacCGCCCCTtcggctcccccacctccccttcggctcccccacctccccttcggctcccccacctccccttcgGCTCCCCCACCTCACCTtcggctcccccacctccccttcggctccccacctccccttcgGCTCCCCCACCTCACCTTCGGCTCCCCCACCTCACCTTCGGCTCACCCACCTCCCCTTCggctccccacctccccttcttTTTTAGTTGAAAGGTATGAATGTTAACTTCTTTACTCTAGGAGTTTTATAGTTTTACCTTTCATAGGTAGTCATCGATTCATTTTGAATTCAGCTTCATTATCTGTAATCTAGACATCCGGTTTATAGttacattttgtttaaaaaaatacatgcttTCTCAATTACTGAATGGTCTTAGCACCCATGCAGTTGGCCTTAGTTGTGAGGGTTTACTTCTTgattctccattttattctatggATGATTTCTTTCAACCTGGTAATGGAGtttgggaactcagggccttgcacatgttttgtgtttttttagtaTACAACCCTTATGCCTCATGAGCTAAATTCATTCCCAAGTATTCTATTCTTTTTGATGCTATTGCTATTACAAATTGAAAtcgtcttccctccctcttttccttcctccctccctcccttctttccttccttccttccttccttccttcctttttgtgccagtcctgggaattaagctcagggcctgggtactgtccttgagctgtttgctcaaggctagtgctctaccacttgagccacagctccatttctggctttttagtagctcTTTacattggagctaagagactcGGGCTTTCGTGCCTAGGCTAGTTctaacccatgatcctcagatctcagtttcctgagtagctaggctcacaggcctgagccactggtgcccagctacatttCATAATTTCCCGTTTGGGTTATTGTTAGTGTGTGAACAAACATTTGAGTTTTAGCATTTATCTTGTATTCTGAAACTTCACTGAATGTATGTATTAGGTTACTTTTGTGgctcttttggagtttttcttttctttctgtctgtcatggggctcgaagtcaggggctgggcgctgccccaagctcaaggccagtattctaccaatttgagccacagctccacttgcagtttttcagtggttaattggagataagagtctcgtgggggctttcctgccaggctggcttcaagctgggatcctcagatctcagcctcctgaggagttgaattacaggcctgagctaccggCTCTCAGACCTCCATCTTCTGAGTCATTAGGATgggtggtgtgagccactggcaccctggctGGTTTAGTTTGGGGTAAGGGTGACAGGTGGGCATCATTAAGTTCTCCTGGTCAGACTGTGGGGTGGTTGATCACGATCTCGGTCTGGCTCTTCCAGACCTGCTGCACAGAAGCGGCCGCAGAGCAGAGTCGTCCTCACTGTCCCTCGCTCAAGGGGACAATTTGCTTTCTGATTGCAGAGGGCTGGTCTGGGTTCCCATCAAGGAGTGATTGCATCCGTTTCAGGTTACAAcatgggtgggggcgggggggggatccACCTGCGAGTCTCGCTGTGCTTGGATCCCAGGTGATTATGGGTTTAGGACAATGACTGGATGGAGACTTTCAAGAACTGCTCCAGGATACAGAACAGCTGTTGTAAAAGCAAAATGCCTTTTGCCTGTCCCCTCCAGGGGTGACGAGGGAGGCCTGAACCACGGGGCTATTCAAACCTCGAGTTACCAGTGTTTAGCAGACAACTGATTAGCAGCCGTCAGGCCCGGAGTCCGAGGGCAAAGAAGACCGATGCGAAATGAAGGCAGCGGCGTCAGCTCTCCTCCCGCTCTCTGGAGCCTAGCGGGCATCTGCGCGTCCTTGCGACCCGTCAGGGCCGCCAGCGAAGCGGCCTCCGCGTCAGTCCCGGTTTCggtgccccggggggggggggtgggggcgcttctgccggcggcggaggcggcggtgCGGGTAGACGGCGTGCTCGCGCGGCCAGTGTCACGCACGGAAGCTTCTTCCCGTGAGGAGCAGACTCTCCCGGCCACGCTTCATCCCCCCCGGCCCAGCCAACGCCACCTTGTCGCTGGAGAGACCCCCGCTACACGACCCACGCACGGGGCCCTGTCCTGGGGAGGGATCCCTCCCGGGATCCGGAAGGTCTCCGCACGCGGGCGGGCAGCCCGACcctgccccgcgccctccccctcccctcccctcgagGGTCACggctttgttttcttctagagACCCAAGATTTCCAAACCCTGTGGTTGCCTTGCCTAGCtaaaaggggaaggagaggataagccgaggaggaggaggaggaggaggaggaggaggaggaggaggaggaggaggaggaagaggaaaacgaGACAAACAGCCAGAGcagagggacagtgtccagccgcCTCTGACCTCGCCGAGCTGGACGCGGGGCGTCCCTCCCTCGCCCACCCTCCAGCCCTCCACCGGCCTGTCGCGCCCCCCGGccaggcatggggctggggactCTGCTGGTCCTGCTGGCGGCCACTGCGCGGCTTGGTAAGAGCAAaactgggggcaggggggaggattCTGAGCGCCCCATCTTACTGGGATCTTACTGGGAGCCCCCCCCGGGGTCCTCCTCAGCTCCCACTCCGGCCCTGGACTTCGGGGTTCTCCTGAGCGCGTCCTCGACCCTCGCAGGGCTTCTGTGGCCCGCCACCTGGCGGGCGCGTGGCCCCAGAGTAGACGAGAGCGAGGCGTCGGGTCCCCGGGGGTGGGCTCGGGGAGCGCGGGAGGATCTGGGGCCTCGGGGGGACCGGAGGCTCTGCGTTCTGACCACTGCGGCCTGGGCGGCCAGCCCCGATGCTAGGCGGAGTCGGGCGCGGGGAAGCCGCGGGGGCGCGGCCCTCTCTGAGCGGCTGGGGAAGGAACGGGCCAGAGGCAAAGACCAGAGGTTGCCGCCTTTGGCCCAGGGCCGTGGAGCGGGGCATTTGAGGAGGGGTCCTGGGAAAGGCCAGGGGGACCCCGGTCCCCTCGgctgcagggggggaggggggcttagaGAGAGAACTCCACTGGGTCCCAGCCCTGTGGGCCCCGGggcgggcagcagcagcagctgccggGGTGTTTGGTCTATGGGCCCAAGGAGCAGGTTTCATGCCATGTCACCTGTTTATTTGGAGGGGCCCTGGAGGAtggggggggtagggaggaggCTGGCCGCCCTGGGGCCTCCCCACGGAAGGACCCTGGAGAGCGGTGTGTCTGGCAGGAGCGGCCCGCGGAAGGCCTTGGTCTGGCGGGGCCAGTCTGACtcgcgtggtggtggtggtggtgatggtggtggtggtggtggtggtggtggtggtggtggtggcggtggtggtggtggtggtggcggtggtggtggtggtggtggtggtggtggtggtggtgatggtggtggcgtggtggtggtggcggcggcggcggcggcggtggtggtggtggtggtgccgcCGGTGCCGCTGGTCTGGCCCGGGCGCTCTCTCCCCAGGCTGCTTTGGCTCAAAGCCGCTGCTCTGCCGCTTGAAGCACAGCATCCCGTGCCACTTTTCCTGAGTAGTGTTTTGGTGATAATAGTCTCACGAACTTTGCTGCTGGCTacgaaccgtggtcctcagacctcagcctcctggatagctaggatggcgggcgtgagcccccagcgccgGCCTTCCTCCTCCTTTACGACTAAGATGTGATTCACCCCCGTTAGAAGCGAAGGTTCTCAGTGCCGACCACCTCCATGGCGGTCGAGACAACCCCTTCTCACCCGGAGAGTTCTGTGGATTCGATGTCATTGCCTTGTCTTCAGCCTAGAAATCCACGCTGAgtgcgtgggggagggggaagggggagggggggtgctatTTAGTATCCAGCTCCAGAGGAAGCAGAAATGGGGGCCATGGGGATGGGAATTTAAGCTTTNNNNNNNNNNNNNNNNNNNNNNNNNNNNNNNNNNNNNNNNNNNNNNNNNNNNNNNNNNNNNNNNNNNNNNNNNNNNNNNNNNNNNNNNNNNNNNNNNNNNNNNNNNNNNNNNNNNNNNNNNNNNNNNNNNNNNNNNNNNNNNNNNNNNNNNNNNNNNNNNNNNNNNNNNNNNNNNNNNNNNNNNNNNNNNNNNNNNNNNNNNNNNNNNNNNNNNNNNNNNNNNNNNNNNNNNNNNNNNNNNNNNNNNNNNNNNNNNNNNNNNNNNNNNNNNNNNNNNNNNNNNNNNNNNNNNNNNNNNNNNNNNNNNNNNNNNNNNNNNNNNNNNNNNNNNNNNNNNNNNNNNNNNNNNNNNNNNNNNNNNNNNNNNNNNNNNNNNNNNNNNNNNNNNNNNNNNNNNNNNNNNNNNNNNNNNNNNNNNNNNNNNNNNNNNNNNNNNNNNNNNNNNNNNNNNNNNNNNNNNNNNNNNNNNNNNNNNNNNNNNNNNNNNNNNNNNNNNNNNNTCGGTAGGCTTGGAATGCacaggcagggcctgggcccaggCGGGGTGGGGGAGCACGCGGggtgcttcctggaggaggtgggtGGACAGAAGTCGTGAGAGGAGCAGCATCCCGGAtcccgcggggggtgggggggctgcttgCCCTCCTTCCTTCACCCACGCTCCCTCCCCCAGAGAGCGGTCCCTTAGCATCGGGACCCTGGGAGAATCGCACCCAGACCAGCGGAAGGCGCCACCGAGCTGGGGTCCCGGGGTCCCCGGGGCTCCCCGGAGCTTGCTGACCGGGGCAGAGAGGCCGGTCGGGATAGGGATCTCCAGGGGAACGTGCCACGCCACAGagtcccgcccctcccgcccccccccccccccccccgccagcaggCCTGATTGGTCAGCGCTGAGGCTGGAGTCTTGGGATTCTCCCTGGAGGCTCAGCCCTCCAGGGAGCTCCGGGCCATGAGCACTCAGGACCACTGGATCCAGCACCCCCGAGCCAGGTAGGTGGTCAGGCTCCAGCGGCACGGCCCTGGgtcctttctccccacccccaccccctccccggccccgaaGGTGCCCGTCGCCTCCGCTCCTGTTGGGCGGTAAGCCGCAGCTGTGTTGGAGGTCTGAGGGGGGGGTCACGGCCTGGAGAGGGGTGCCGTCGGGAGCCCTTGGGGCCGTGTCCACGGTGCTGGGCCCCCGGGAAGGCGGCAGGACGAGGAGTGGCCGGGAGGCAAGCCGGGCCCCCGGCTCTGGGCGCGGGAGGGGCCCGGGGATTGGCACTGGCCACATCGCCCAGTGGCAGGCAGTGGCCACACTCTTCCAGGCCTAGGCCCCGACAGTCGACTCGGCCTCTACGTCTTCCCGGTTGGGGGCCTCAGAGGAGCCCGGGGCCTCCGCCACCTTTCCTTTCCTCATCTAAGTAGCGAAGACAGTGGGCTTCCTCGGGAGGGCGAGGTCCAGGGTATGGAAAAGGGAATCAAAGTCCTCAGCCTTCCTGAGCAAGACTCAGAAGTCAGCGTGCAAAGACAGCCGACGCGACCCCGTGCAAAGTGGAAATCCGTGTGTCGTGAAGAACACGGCCCGAGGAGGCGGGGAAGGCAGACAGGTCGTGAGGGTGACAGAGACAGGACAGAGTAGAAATTGTCctgagacaaaaaagaaagcagatcCAAGGGCATCTATAGACTGACCATGACAGACAGGAAGCGTGAAAGACACGCCCTTATCTCCTTACAATCCAGGACGTGCGTCCTTGAAATGCCAGCGCGGTAACGGGTGTGCGTTTCCGCCGGGACCTGGGGACCTCACGCGCGCTCTGCGAAAGCTTTCCCGCTCACTGCCGCTCCGCCATCGAGTCTCCCTTCCAGCCTGTCTTCTTGCTGCTTCACTGTCTCTGGAGTCTCTCTTGACTGTTCTGTGgctcaggctccaggctccaggctcctgAGGGGATTCCAGCcttttcgtgtgtgtgcgcgcgtgtgtgtgcgtgtgtgtgtgtgtgcgtgtgtgcgtgtgtgcgtgtgtgtgcgtgtgtgtgtgcgtgtgtgcgtgtgtgtgcgtgtgtgtgcgcgcgcgtgtgtgtgtgtgtgtgtgtgtgtgtgtgcgatggTAGGGATctgactcagggcctcacatacgCTAGGGAAGTAGGAACTACACAcccccactgagctacacccctgcCCCTGGGGAAGTTTGGGAAACCGTGCTGAGCACCAGCAAGAATGTTGGGTGCCCTGTCTTCCCACGCGCCGCCGTGGACGGCCTTGCTCCCGTGGGacagtccctccccctccactccagGAATTCACAGGCCAGGGCGTTCACGACAGCCTGGCCACCCTAGAGAGAGGGGGCGGGAATGGGAGCGCCCCCGGGGGGAGGGCGATGGTGACGCCCACGATGGCGTCCTCACACGGTGGGGTGCGACGGGGGGATTTCCAAGCCGAGCCCGGGCGGTCTTTGCCcccgggaggctgagaggtgGAGGCCGGGCTGGCTAAGTGAGGCCCCCTCAAGCGCAGCCAGGCAGCCGGAACCGCAGCTACGTCCCGGACGCGAGCCGGGGGCAGGGAGGGCGGCTCGAGGGCCTGGTGGTCACTCGCGCCCCGCCGGGCCGGTCTGTAAACCCGGCACCCTTCTTCcctggcctaggctggcttcccacCGCCCCTtcggctcccccacctccccttcttTTTTAGTTGAAAGGTATGAATGTTAACTTCTTTACTCTAGGAGTTTTATAGTTTTACCTTTCATAGGTAGTCATCGATTCATTTTGAATTCAGCTTCATTATCTGTAATCTAGACATCCGGTTTATAGttacattttgtttaaaaaaatacatgcttTCTCAATTACTGAATGGTCTTAGCACCCAGGCAGTTGGCCTTAGTTGTGAGGGTTTACTTCTTgattctccattttattctatggATGATTTCTTTCAACCTGGTAATGAAGTTTGGGAACTCAGGCCTTGcacatgttttgtgtttttttagtaTACAACCCTTATGCCTCATGAGCTAAATTCATTCCCAagtattctattcttttttatgCTATTGCTATTACAAATTGAAAtcgtcttccctccctcttttccttcctccctccctcccttctttccttccttccttccttccttccttccttccttccttccttccttcctttttgtgccagtcctgggaattaagctcagggcctgggtactgtccttgagctgtttgctcaaggctagtgctctaccacttgagccacagctccatttctggctttttagtagctcTTTacattggagctaagagactcGGGCTTTCGTGCCTAGGCTAGTTCTaacccatgatcttcagatctgtttcctcagtagctaggctcacaggcctgagccactggtgcccagctacatttCATAATTTCCCATTTGGGTTATTGTTAGTGTGTGAACAAACATTTGAGTTTTAGCATTTATCTTGTATTCTGAAACTTCACTGAATGTATGTATTAGGTTACTTTTGTGgctcttttggagtttttcttttctttctgtctgtcatgggggctcgaagtcaggggctgggcgctgccccaagctcaaggccagtattctaccaatttgagccacagctccacttgcagtttttcagtggttaattggagataagagtctcgtgggggctttcctgcccaggctggcttcaaactgggatcctcagatctcagcctcctgaggagttgaattacaggcctgagctaccggctctcagacctcagtcttctgagtcatTAGGATgggtggtgtgagccactggcaccctggttGGTTCAGTTTGGGGTAAGGGTGACAGGTGGGCATCATTAAGTTCTCTTGGTCAGACTGTGGGGTGGTTGATCACGATCTCGGTCTGGCTCTTCCAGACCTGCTCCACAGAAGCGGCCGCAGAGCAGAGTCGTCCTCACTGTCCCTCGCTCAAGGGGACAATTTGCTTTCTGATTGCAGAGGGCCGGTCTGGGTTCCCATCAAGGAGTGATTGCATCCGTTTCAGGTTACAAcatggctgggggcgggggggggatccACCTGCGAGTCTCGCTGTGCTTGGATCCCAGGTGATTGTGGGTTTAGGACAATGACTGGACGGAGACTTTCAAGAACTGCTCCAGGATACAGAACAGCTGTTGTAAAAGCAAAATGCCTTTTGCCTGTCCCCTCCAGGGGTGACGAGGGAGGCCTGAACCACGGGGCTATTCAAACCTCGAGTTACCAGTGTTTAGCAGACAACTGATTAGCAGCCGTCAGGCCCGGAGTCCGAAGGCAAAGAAGACCGATGCGAAATGAAGGCAGCGGCGTCAGCTCTCCTCCCGCTCTCTGGAGCCTAGCGGGCATCTGCGCGTCCTTGCGACCCGTCAGGGCGGCCAGCGAAGCGGCCTCCGCGTCAGTCCCGGTTTCGGTGccccggggtgagggggggggtgcTTCTgccggcggcggaggcggcggtgCGGGTAGACGGCGTGCGCGCGCGCGGCCAGTGTCCCGCACGGAAGCTTCCTCCCGTGAGGAGCAGACTCTCCCGGCCACGCTTCATCCCCCCCGGCCCAGCCAACGCCACCTTGTCGCTGGAGAGACCCCCGCTACACGACCCACGGACGGGGCCCTGTCCTGGGGAGGGATCCCTCCCGGGCCCCTGGCCGCGCGCATTCCGGAAGGTCCCCGCACGCGGGCGGGCAGCCCGGCcctgccccgcgccctcccctcccctcccctcgagGGTCACggctttgttttcttctagagACCCAAGATTTCCAAACCCTGTGGTTGCCTTGCCTAGCtaaaaggggaaggagaggataagcccgaggaggaggaggaggaggaggaggaggaggaggaaaacgaGACAAACAGCCAGAGCAGAGGGACGGTGTCCAGCCGCCTCTGACCGCGCCGAGCTGGACGCGGGGCGTCCCCTCCCTCGCCCACCCTCCAGCCCTCCACCGGCCTGTCGCGCCCCCGGccaggcatggggctggggactCTGCTGGTCCTGCTGGCGGCCACTGCGCGGCTTGGTAAGAGCaaaactgggggcgggggggggaggattcTGAGCGCCCCATCTTACTGGGAGCCCCCCCCCGGGGTCCTCCTCAGCTCCCACTCCGGCCCTGGACTTCGGGGTTCTCCTGAGCGCGTCCTCGACCCTCGCAGGGCTTCTGTGGCCCGCCACCTGGTGGGCGCGTGGCCCCAGAGTAGACGAGAGCGAGGCGTCGGGCCCCCCGGGGTGGGCTCGGGGAGCGCGGGAGGATCTGGGGCCTCGGGGGGACCGGAGGCTCTGCGTTCTGACCACCACGGCCTGGGCGGCCAGCCCCGATGCTAGGTGGAGTCGGGCGCGGGGAAGCCGCGGGGGGCGCGGCCCTCTCTGAGCGGCTGGGTAAGGAACGGGCCAGAGGCAAAGACCAGAGGTTGCTGCCTTTGGCCCAGGGCCGTGGAGCGGGGCATTTGAGGAGGGGTCCTGGGAAAGGCCCAGGGGGACCCCGGTCCCCTCGGCTGCGGGGGCGAGGGGGGGCTTAGAGAGAGAACTCCACTGGGTCCCAGCCCTGTGGGCCCCGGggcgggcagcagcagcagctgccggGGTGTTTGGTCTATGGGCCCAAGGAGCAGGTTTCATGCCGTGCCACCTGTTTATTTGGAGGGCCctgtggatgggggggggggggggtagggaggaggCTGGCCGCCCTGGGGCCTCCCCACGGAAGGACCCTGGAGAGCGGTGTGTCTGGCAGGAGCGGCCCGCGGAAGGCCTTGGTCTGGCGGGGCCAGTCTGACtcgcgtggtggtggtggtggtgatggtagtggtggtggtggtggtggtggtggtggtggtgccgcCGGTGCCGCTGGTCTGGCCCGGGCGCTCTCTCCCCAGGCTGCTTTGGCTCAAAGCCGCTGCTCTGCCGCTTGACGAACTTTTCCTGAGTAGTGTTTTGGTGATAATAGTCTCACGAACTTTGCTGCTGGCTacgaaccgtggtcctcagacctcagcctcctggatagctaggatggcggcgtgagcccccagcgccgGCCTTCCTCCTCCTTTACGACTAAGATGTGATTCACCCCCGTTAGAAGCGAAGGTTCTCAGTGCCGACCACCTCCATGGCGGTCGAGACAACCCCTTCTCACCCCGGAGAGTTCTGTGGATTCGATGTCATTGCCTTGTCTTCAGCCTAGAAATCCACGCTGAgtgcgtgggggagggggagggggagggggggtgctatTTAGTATCCAGCTCCAGAGGAAGCAGAAATGGGGGCCATGGGGATGGGAATTTAAGCTTTGTGCTCAAAAGCCAGTGGGGGGGGGCGCTTTCCCTGCTCTGTGTGTCCCCTCAGCCCCCCCCAGTTCTCCCCCCCTGCTCCCCAGTTCTGAGGCCGTCCCTGCTCTGTGTGTCCCCTCAGCCCCCCGGTTCTCCCCCCTGCTCCCCAGTTCTGAGGCCATCACTGCTCTGTGTGTCCCCTCAGCCCCCCTGGTTCTCCCCCCTGCTCCCCAGTTCTGAAGCCGTCACTGCTCTGTGTGTCCCCTCAGCCCCCCGGTTCTGAGggctttccatccatccacccggcGGAGCCAGCGGGGGAAGATGGCGGGGAGTGGGGGCGTCAGCACCGTCCTGCAGGGCCCCCACCACAGGATAGGACTGACGGGAGGGAGCCAGGCGCCTCTCCCTGCCCGCGTTTCCAGAAGGTGTCCGgggagcgggcgggggggggggacacgcagAGGCAGCGCGCCAGCCGAGCACCTCCAGAATTCTCACTGCGCGGAGGCAGAGGCGGGGGATCATGGCCGACAGCCACCCGGGCTGACATGTCCAGAAGATGCCTATGGGGCTGCGAACGTGGCCGAGGGGTAGAGCCTCCTACAcacgaagccccgggttccattcctcagcaccacacatagagaaaaaagccggaaggggcgctgtggctcaggtggcagagtgctagccttgagcaaagagaagccaggggcagcgctcaggccctgagtccaaggcccaggactgggaaaaaacaaaaccaatgaacAGAAGATacctatctccagtaaaccagcaaacagccagaagcagagctatggctcacgtggtagagccttgagcttaAAGGAGAGAGCAGGGCCCTGAGTGCAGACTCCAGGGCaaaaagcagggagggagggagggagggagggagggagggagggagggagggagggagggagggagaaagaaaagaagagagagagaaagaagaggaagagaagcaagAGCAGAAGCACAGATTCTAAGACTGGGGAGAGGGTGCTGAGGTCGAAGCTCATGACGTTCAGCCGGGACACGAGAGCCAGCGCTGGACGCATTGCTCAGCTGGGGCAGCAGCGGCCAGGGGAGCGGGCCTGCGGGGTGGGCACGGGGTGACCGTCAGAGGGCCGGCCGGCTCTCCAGCCGGGCGCGACCCACGGCTCCCGACCCGCGGCGCCCGGCCCTCGGGAGGGAgcggtcctccctccccccggagGCCACCCCAGGGTGGCCTTGGCCCAGGACCTCCTCCGCGAGCTCCGCTGCGAGGCCGAATCCGGCCATTCTGAAAGCATGGCGAGGTtggggcagaggggcggggccccaCCTCGGGCGCTTGGAGACCACCGTGGGGCACCCCGCGTGGATCGTGGGGGCCGGCGGGACGGGGTCGGCCACGTCGCACGCCGCCGGGAGCGGGGCCGCGGCGGGAGGCAGGAAGCAGAAGTGAGACCGGCCGGGGGTGGCGGGGCCGCGGCCGAGCGGAAGCCTgggccgcgccggccccgccgtGCGGTCCAGCCCACGTGGGCCCGGCGCCCCGCGGCCCCAGGAAGCCGTG is from Perognathus longimembris pacificus isolate PPM17 chromosome 22, ASM2315922v1, whole genome shotgun sequence and encodes:
- the LOC125340172 gene encoding basic proline-rich protein-like, translated to MWPVPIPGPLPRPEPGARLASRPLLVLPPSRGPSTVDTAPRAPDGTPLQAVTPPSDLQHSCGLPPNRSGGDGHLRGRGGGGGGEKGPRAVPLEPDHLPGSGVLDPVVLSAHGPELPGGLSLQGESQDSSLSADQSASSGEPRGPRDPSSVAPSAGLAEGTGVPLAFPRTPPQMPRSTALGQRRQPLVFASGPFLPQPLREGRAPAASPRPTPPSIGAGRPGRSGQNAEPPVPPRPQILPRSPSPPPGTRRLALVYSGATRPPGGGPQKPCEGRGRAQENPEVQGRNEERKGGGGPQPGRRRGRVDCRGLGLEECGHCLPLGDVASANPRAPPAPRAGGPACLPATPRPAAFPGAQHRGHGPKGSRRHPSPGRDPPSDLQHSCGLPPNRSGGDGHLRGRGGGGGGEKGPRAVPLEPDHLPGSGVLDPVVLSAHGPELPGGLSLQGESQDSSLSADQSASSGEPRGPRDPSSVAPSAGLGSTPRAPPPRLAQALPVHSKPTDLFLIPGHSLGGKPQGELRVRQQRALLAAPGPGHQEREAPSSPFRLFLSGTRNPSQSWSRETGVQSQASEAWPVCPRVSGSRATGQAEAAGTPVSAPPSPRGGRSRWTASTQRAGGAPKWGGSGVCTHRPAAVRPRSPPLLPAPPPRSSHFLGALSAQSPSDPNPLSPGPGIRARPGASHQLPNLCEATGRTGVTASSKKPVNPAVLSLVPWGGALSTHRAPWDAGGRGAMPVRDGGVQKAVRPPSPFPPSPLEPFNCSAGSPGHRARRNQTLRGAVPGGASGG